In Gadus morhua chromosome 2, gadMor3.0, whole genome shotgun sequence, a single window of DNA contains:
- the LOC115556921 gene encoding uncharacterized protein LOC115556921 encodes MVTVWKPEKLKIRICMDPKDLNAAIEREHYPMRTIEEVMARKAGAKVFSTLDAQCGYWQVKTILEEIGLQGKPEDGHDSCPPCLGLEHLRESLTDSACMNCSLLPWVLRVARLAELENRATASDPSALMILPPNQPGRSGRRRHDGAAAMGAPPKKKARGGLAARVDGLASDMEQIRSLLLALQPGTGQGLAGLQPGPPSSHFEGDVLSLAASANLFDEAMTEGDASHTLDEASCSSAQGSRQGAADTSMAAVLRTALARLQLDAAQTESAQASAFFRRNPVPATFSVPPSEEYLKELHACWRDTRALSHSTSDAWTLAAMQNAAQVGLGRMPAVEPAIASLILAPDEALRPNARCPRPQCRVTDDLLSKAYDAAARMGRIGNSLSHLLLGLSTSLQQAQAEPSLQSLSDASLQAFALMSRELGRTMSTLVQTRRQSPSSVFSHLVIPVAYVGLSGLHNSQRMAFGPPNAYLPGSSQLSYWAACSSDPWVVSTLTQGYELQFRRRPLAFSRVKMTVVNDPAEALALDQELSTLLAKGAIEPVDPLLHPRGFYSRYFLVKKKDGRFRPILDLRGLNRFLKVLPFHMLTASDTLRVVARGEWFTTVDLRDAYFHVPIAPRHRHFLRFAFRGRHFQFRVLPFGLSLSPRVFTRVVAAALAPLQEQGMKVLPYLDDWLICAPSQSQAARDTARLLLHVARLGLTVNFVKSRLDPSQRVAYLGMVLDSDAMRAYLSPQRVTDILLCLPRFGYGRMVPFILCLQLLGKLRAASAVVPLGLLSLRPMQMWLNSLHLDPKWHRHRKVRVSRQCLFSLSPWRKRSYMSVGVPMGTIPSRRELVTTDACLSGWGAVWQGRTAQGQWPAQNHAHINVLELRVVQLALNHFLPHLRGKHVLVRSDNMSAVAQINHQGRTRSSRLLRVSRNLLAWAYPRLASVRAVFIPGQRNQVADFLSRQKPPPGEWRLHPEVVETMWGLFGRVEVDLFTSEESAHCPLWFSWTEVTGPLGQDALAHDWPQSPLYAFPPLPLILPTLQRVFLRGHRLLLVAPYWPGRLWFPLLRRLCCSSPWRLPCRKDLLSQLGGQIWHPDPRRLQLWAWPLQGPTHC; translated from the exons gacAATTCTGGAGGAAATAGGCCTGCAGGGGAAG CCTGAGGACGGCCACGACAGTTGCCCTCCTTGCCTCGGTCTCGAGCATCTGAGGGAGAGCCTCACGGACAGCGCCTGCATGAACTGCAGCCTCCTGCCTTGGGTGCTCAGAGTGGCTAGGCTAGCAGAGCTGGAGAATCGGGCAACAGCCAGCGACCCCTCTGCTTTAATGATCCTCCCTCCCAATCAGCCCGGTCGTTCGGGACGGCGGCGGCATGATGGGGCTGCGGCTATGGGTGCCCCCCCCAAAAAGAAGGCAAGGGGCGGGCTTGCTGCTAGGGTGGACGGATTGGCGTCCGACATGGAGCAAATCcggtccctcctcctggcccttcAGCCTGGGACTGGTCAGGGGCTGGCGGGGCTACAGCccggccctccctcctcccatttTGAAGGCGATGTCCTCTCTCTGGCGGCTTCGGCTAACCTCTTTGATGAGGCTATGACCGAGGGCGATGCCTCCCACACGTTGGAtgaggcctcctgctcctcggcACAAGGCTCTCggcagggggcagcagacacCTCCATGGCGGCCGTCCTGCGGACCGCTCTGGCTCGCCTGCAGCTTGACGCGGCGCAGACGGAGTCAGCCCAGGCCAGCGCCTTCTTCAGGCGCAACCCTGTCCCGGCCAcattctctgtccctccttcagaggagTATCTGAAGGAGCTCCATGCTTGCTGGAGGGACACTAGGGCCCTATCCCACTCGACGTCGGATGCCTGGACCTTGGCTGCCATGCAGAATGCGGCACAGGTTGGGCTGGGCCGCATGCCAGCAGTCGAGCCTGCCATCGCCTCCCTAATTCTGGCTCCTGATGAGGCTCTGAGGCCAAATGCCAGGTGCCCTCGGCcacagtgcagggtcacagacgacctcCTGTCAAAGGCCTACGACGCAGCGGCGCGCATGGGTCGTATTGGGAACTCCCtttcccacctgctgctggGTCTTTCGACCTctctgcagcaggcccaggccgAGCCGTCGCTGCAGAGTCTGAGTGACGCCTCATTGCAGGCTTTTGCCCTCATGTCGAGGGAGTTAGGGCGCACTATGTCCACCCTCGTgcagactcgccgccag TCCCCCAGCAGCGTTTTCAGCCACCTGGTTATTCCGGTGGCCTACGTAGGTCTCAGCGGGCTGCACAACAGCCAGCGGATGGCTTTCGGCCCCCCGAACGCCTACCTTCCTGGCAGCTCC CAGCTCAGTTACTGGGCTGCCTGTTCTTCAGACCCttgggtggtttccaccttgACCCAAGGGTACGAGTtacagttccgacgccggcccctagCCTTCAGTCGGGTCAAAATGACTGTCGTCAACGACCCGGCAGAGGCCTTAGCTCTGGACCAGGAGTTGTCCACCCTCCTGGCCAAAGGGGCAATCGAGCCAGTGGATCCTCTGCTGCACCCCAGAGGATTCTACTCGAGATACTTTCtagtaaaaaagaaagatggcaGATTTCGCCCAATTCTCGACCTGAGGGGACTCAACAGGTTCCTGAAGGTCCTGCCATTCCACATGCTCACCGCATCCGACACGCTGCGGGTGGTCGCAAGGGGAGAATGGTTCACCACGGTGGACCTAAGGGACGCATACTTCCACGTCCCAATTGCACCGCGCCATCGGCACTTCCTCCGGTTCGCCTTTCGCGGCCGGCACTTtcaattcagggtacttccctttggtctctccctctctccgaggGTATTCACCAGGGTGGTGGCGGCAGCTCTCGCACCCCTGCAGGAGCAGGGCATGAAGGTCCTGCCTTATTTGGACGACTGGCTGATCTGTGCACCTTCCCAGTCTCAGGCGGCCCGGGACACGGCTCGGCTGCTCTTGCACGTGGCCCGGCTTGGCCTGACGGTGAACTTTGTGAAGAGTCGCCTGGACCCATCCCAACGGGTCGCATACCTGGGGATGGTCCTAGACTCGGATGCTATGAGGGCCTACCTGTCACCTCAGCGTGTGACCgacatcctcctctgcctcccccgtTTCGGGTATGGCAGGATGGTACCATTCATTCTTTGCCTGCAGCTCTTGGGCAAGCTGAGAGCTGCCTCAGCTGTGGTGCCCCTCGGCTTGCTGTCTCTGCGCCCTATGCAgatgtggctgaacagcctcCACTTGGACCCCAAGTGGCACAGGCACCGAAAGGTCAGAGTGTCTCGGCAgtgcctcttctctctgtccccatgGAGGAAGAGGTCGTATATGTCTGTGGGTGTACCCATGGGCACCATTCCATCCCGTCGGGAGCTGGTCACGACAGACGCCTGCCTATCGGGATGGGGCGCGGtttggcagggcaggactgccCAAGGGCAGTGGCCGGCCCAGAACCACGCTCACATCAATGTGCTCGAGCTCAGGGTGGTACAGCTAGCACTCAATCATTTTCTGCCTCATTTGAGAGGCAAGCATGTGCTGGTTCGATCCGACAACATGTCAGCTGTTGCTCAGATCAACCACCAAGGGCGGACCCGGTCTTCACGGCTACTCCGGGTATCTCGGAACTTGTTGGCCTGGGCATATCCCCGCCTGGCCAGCGTGCGGGCGGTCTTCATACCGGGGCAACGGAACCAGGTCGCAGATTTTCTATCGCGGCAGAAGCCCCCACCGGGGGAGTGGCGGCTTcatccggaggtggtggagacgatGTGGGGTCTCTTtggcagggtggaggtggacctCTTTACATCAGAGGAATCCGcacattgccccctctggttctcctggacgGAGGTGACCGGCCCCCTCGGACAGGATGCCTTAGCTCACGACTGGCCACAGAGTCCTCTGTATGCCTTCCCACCGCTGCCCCTGATCCTCCCCACACTTCAGAGGGTGTTTCTGCGGGGCCACAGGTTACTTCTGGTGGCCCCCTACTGGCCAGGGAGACTCTGGTTTCCACTGCTGcgcaggctctgctgcagctctccaTGGCGCCTCCCCTGCAGGAAGGACCTCCTTTCACAGCTGGGGGGCCAGATTTGGCACCCAGATCCCCGTCGCCTCCAGCTCTGGGCCTGGCCGCTGCAGGGCCCGACTCACTGCTGA